The Pontibacter deserti region AAAAAGCAGGCGGTAAAACAGTAGCTATCTAATCTGTATGAAGAAGTTTTTAACAACAATAAAGAACATATTTGCTATTGATGATCTACGAGTTAGAATACTCAATACTATCGGTTTTATAGCAATATTTAGACTGGGTTCTTATGTTGTTCTTCCTGGTGTTGATCCTAACCAATTAAAGGCTAATACTACTGGTCTATTTGGTTTATTAGATACTTTCCTAGGTGGTGCATTTAGTAATGCATCCATCTTCGCGTTAGGTATCATGCCATACATTTCAGCTTCAATCGTACTTCAGCTACTTACTATTGCTGTCCCTTATTTTCAAAAGATGCAGAAGGAGGGTGAATCAGGTAGAAAGAAAATCAACCAGATCACCCGAGTTCTTACTATAGTTATCACGCTAGCCCAGGCTGTAGGATTTATTGCTACAATTAATAGCGAAGCGATAGCTATCAATCAAACAATGTTCACTATCACATCCATGATTGTACTTACCGCGGGTACTATTTTCTGTATGTGGCTAGGTGAAAAGATTACTGATAAAGGTATAGGTAATGGTATATCTATGCTTATTATGATAGGTATAGTTTCAAGATTTCCTGGAGCTATACTTGCAGAAGGTGCTTCTAAGCAGTTAGATGGAGCCTTAATATTCTTATTTGAATTGGTAGCTTTGTTCTTTGTTGTGATGGCGGTAATCATGCTAACACAAGCAGTAAGAAGAATTCCAGTTCAATATGCTAAACAGGTAGGTGGAAGCTCACTATATAGTGGTCAACGCCAGTTTATACCATTAAAGGTAAATGCTGCTGGTGTTATGCCTATTATCTTTGCTCAGTCCTTAATGTTTTTGCCTTCTATGATTGCAGGTTTATGGGCTGATACAAGTGAAACAGCGAATTATATTGGATCTACTTTCTCAGACTTTACTTCATGGCAGTATAACCTGGTGTTTGGTCTGTTGATATTAGTATTCACTTATTTCTATACTGCAATCAGTGTAGATCCTAACAGAATAGCAGATGATTTAAAAAGAAGTGGAGGATTTATACCTGGTGTAAAGCCAGGCAGAGCTACTTCAGAATATATCGATGCTATATTAACTCGAATTACATTACCAGGAGCTATTTTCCTTGCTCTTGTGGCAATCTTCCCTGCAATTGCAATGTTGTTAGGAATCACAAGGGAATTCTCTCAGTTCTTTGGAGGTACATCTTTGATCATCATGGTCGGTGTTGTACTGGATACTCTGCAGCAAATTGAAAGTTACCTATTAATGCGTCATTATGATGGCATGATGAAATCAGGTAAGCTAAGAGGAAGAACAGAGAATATAGCCATGGTATCTTAATAAATGATATTCTATAAAACTGAAGAAGAAATTGAGCTAATTCGCCAGGGTGCTTTGATATTAGGCAAAGCCCATGGCGAAATAGCTTCGCTTATAAAAGAAGGTATCACAACTGCTGAGCTTGATAAAAGAGCTGAAGAATTTATCAAAGATCACGGTGCTCAACCTTCGTTCTTGAACTATAATGGATTTCCTTATAGTTTATGTATTTCCCCTAATGCTGTTGTTGTTCATGGATTTCCAGGGAAATATCAGCTAAAAGAAGGCGATATAATATCTGTAGATTGCGGTGTCTTTTACAAAGGTTTTCATAGTGATTCAGCTTATACACACCCGATAGGGAAAGTTACTGAAGAAGTTAATAAGCTTTTAGAAGTAACTAAGGAAAGCTTAAATAAAGGGATTGAAAAAGCTGTTGTTGGTAATCGACTTGGAGATGTCAGTAACACTATACAACAGCATGCTGAAGCAAACGGCTTTAGTGTAGTTAGAGAGTTGGTAGGGCATGGAATAGGCCGGAATTTACATGAAGCACCAGAAGTGCCTAACTATGGTAAAAGAGGCCAAGGAATAAAACTACAGGAAGGATTAGTTCTAGCTATAGAACCGATGATTAATCTTGGAACAAAAAATGTTGTTCAGGAAGATGATGGTTGGACTATAAGAACAAGAGATAAAAAGCCTTCTGCCCATTTTGAGCATACGGTAGTAATAAGAAAAGGAAAAGCAGAAGTATTAACTACTTTTGATTATATAGAAAAAGCTAAAAACTTATAAATGGCCAAGCAGTCATCTATAGAACAGGACGGGACAATTGTGGAAGCATTATCAAATGCTATGTTTCGTGTAGAACTTGAAAATGGGCATCAATTAATTGCTCACATCTCTGGTAAGATGAGAATGAATTATATAAAAATCTTACCAGGTGATAAGGTTAAATTAGAGATGTCTCCTTATGATTTAACAAAAGGTCGGATTGTTTATCGATATAAATAAATACAATGAAAGTTAAAGCATCAGTAAAAAAGAGAAGTGCTGAGTGTAAAGTTATCCGCCGTAAGGGGAAGCTTTATGTTATCAACAAAAAGAATCCAAGATATAAACAAAGACAAGGATAATTAAATAAGTATGGCTAGAATAGCAGGAGTAGATATTCCGGATAACAAAAGAGGTGAGATCGCATTAACTTATATCTTCGGTATAGGTCGTAATCTTTCTAAATCTATTTTATCTAAGGCCGGGGTGGATCTTGACAAAAAGGTGAAAGACTGGACTGAAGATGAGTCCAATGAGATCAGAAATATTATTGCCTCTGAGCATAAGACTGAAGGTGTTCTTAGATCTGAAGTTCAGTTGCATATTAAGCGTCTTCTTGACATCGGTTGCTACCGTGGTTTAAGACACCGTAAAGGTCTGCCAGTTCGTGGACAGCGCACAAAAAATAACTCGCGCACGAGAAAAGGTAAGCGTAAGACAGTTGCAAACAAGAAGAAAGCTTCTAAATAATTAATTGATCATGGCTCAGAAAAGAAAAGATAAAGCTAAGAAGCGTGTAGTAGTTGTTGAAGCAACTGGCCAGGTACACATCAAGGCTTCTTTCAACAATATTATTATCTCAGTAACCAACAATGCAGGTCAAGTAATATCTTGGGCTTCTGCTGGTAAAATGGGTTTTAAAGGTTCTAAAAAGAACACTCCTTACGCTGCACAAATGGCAGCTTCAGATTGCGCTAAGGTTGCTTATGACCTAGGTATGCGTAAAGCTGAAGTTTTTGTAAAAGGCCCTGGTGCAGGTAGAGAGTCCGCCATCCGTACTGTACAGAATTCAGGTATCGAAGTAACAACTATCAAAGACGTTACTCCATTACCTCACAACGGATGTCGTCCTCCTAAACGCAGAAGAGTTTAATTTTTAAAGTAGATTAAATAAAATGGCAAGATATACTGGTCCAAAAAGCAAAATCTCGAGAAAATTCAATGAAGAGATTTTCGGCCCAAGCAAAGCATTAAAAAAGAAAGCATATCCTCCAGGGATGCACGGCCGTGGCCGTCGTAAAAAGCAGTCTGAATACGCAGTTCAGCTTGCTGAGAAGCAGAAAGCTAAATACATCTATGGTGTATTAGAAAAGCAATTTGCTAACTTATTTGATAAGGCTCACAGAAAAGGAGGTATCACTGGTGAAAACCTTTTGATCCTTCTTGAGTCAAGATTAGATAACACAGTTTACCGTTTAGGTATTGCTCCAACTCGTAGAGCAGCGCGTCAGCTTGTATTACACAAGCACATAACTGTAAATGGTGGTATTGTAAATATACCTTCTTATAGCTTAAAAGTTGGTGATGTTATAGCTGTTAGAGAGAAGTCGAAATCTCTTGAAGCGATTACTACAAGCTTATCTGTACGTAATGCAAGACAGTTTAGCTGGTTAGAGTGGGATGCAACTGAAATGGCTGGTAAGTTTATCTCTGCGCCTCAGCGTGACCTGATTCCTGAGAAGATCCAGGAGCAGTTAATCGTTGAACTTTACTCTAAGTAAGCAGCATAATCAATTTTTAACCTTTAACACTGCAAGTATGTCAATATTAGCATTTCAGATGCCAGAGAAAGTTGTAATGGAAAAAGCCGACGACTTTCATGGTTTATTTGAATTCAAGCCGCTTGAAAAAGGTTACGGTGTAACCATCGGTAATGCTTTGCGAAGAATTTTGCTTTCTTCATTAGAAGGATATGCAATTACTAGCGTTCGCATGCCTGGTGTACTGCACGAGTTCTCATCAGTTGAAGGTGTGGTACAGGATGTATCAGATATCATCCTGAACCTTAAAATGGTTCGCTTTAAGAAAATCAGCGAAGTTATTGATGATAAGATCACTGTTACAATCAGCGGTACAGATACGTTCTATGCCGGTGATATCAGCAAGTTCACTTCAAGCTTTGAAGTTCTGAACCCTGAGTTGGTGATCTGCAATCTTGATAAAAACCTTTCTTTAGAAGTTGAATTAACAATTCAGAAAGGCCGTGGTTATGTTCCTGCTGAAGAGAACAAAGCTGCTGATCAAGTATTCGGTCTTATTTCTATAGACTCTATCTTTACACCAATAAAGAATGTGAAGTTTAGTGTTGAAAACACACGTGTAGAGCAAAAGACTGACTACGAAAAACTTCTGCTTGAAATACAAACAGACGGATCTATACACCCAGAAGAAGCTCTAAAAGGCGCTGCTAATATTCTTATACAGCACTTTATGCTTTTCTCTGACAACACAATGACTTTTGAAACGGCTAAGCCAGAAGAAGAAGAGGTTGTTGATGAAGAACTACTGCATATGCGCAAAGTTCTGAAGACTCCACTTCAGGATATGGATTTATCTGTTAGAGCTTACAACTGCTTAAAAGCTGCGGACATCAAAACTCTTGGTGACCTGGTACAGTTGGATATTTCTGACATGATGAAGTTCCGTAACTTCGGTAAGAAATCGTTGACTGAGTTAGAGAACTTAGTACAGGAGAAAGGTTTAACCTTTGGTATGGACCTTTCAAAATATAAATTAGAAGAAGAATAATAACTTACGGCATAATTCCCGATCCCGCGTAGGTTGATCGACGGTATGCCCGTGCACAATTCAAAATAATGAGACACGGTAAAAAAATTAATCACTTAGGAAGAACTGCTGCTCACCGTAAGGCGATGCTGTCAAACATGGCTGCTTCCCTTATCCTGCACAAGCGTCTTTCTACTACAGTAGCTAAGGCTAAAGCTCTTCGTAAGTATGTTGAGCCACTTCTTACAAAATCTAAAAACGATACTACCCACTCAAGAAGAACTGTATTTGCTTACCTTCAGGAGAAGGAAGCTGTTAAAGAGCTTTTTGATGAAGTATCTGCAAAGATTGCCAACAGACCTGGTGGTTATACTCGTATTCTTAAGACTGGT contains the following coding sequences:
- the secY gene encoding preprotein translocase subunit SecY, which produces MKKFLTTIKNIFAIDDLRVRILNTIGFIAIFRLGSYVVLPGVDPNQLKANTTGLFGLLDTFLGGAFSNASIFALGIMPYISASIVLQLLTIAVPYFQKMQKEGESGRKKINQITRVLTIVITLAQAVGFIATINSEAIAINQTMFTITSMIVLTAGTIFCMWLGEKITDKGIGNGISMLIMIGIVSRFPGAILAEGASKQLDGALIFLFELVALFFVVMAVIMLTQAVRRIPVQYAKQVGGSSLYSGQRQFIPLKVNAAGVMPIIFAQSLMFLPSMIAGLWADTSETANYIGSTFSDFTSWQYNLVFGLLILVFTYFYTAISVDPNRIADDLKRSGGFIPGVKPGRATSEYIDAILTRITLPGAIFLALVAIFPAIAMLLGITREFSQFFGGTSLIIMVGVVLDTLQQIESYLLMRHYDGMMKSGKLRGRTENIAMVS
- the map gene encoding type I methionyl aminopeptidase; translated protein: MIFYKTEEEIELIRQGALILGKAHGEIASLIKEGITTAELDKRAEEFIKDHGAQPSFLNYNGFPYSLCISPNAVVVHGFPGKYQLKEGDIISVDCGVFYKGFHSDSAYTHPIGKVTEEVNKLLEVTKESLNKGIEKAVVGNRLGDVSNTIQQHAEANGFSVVRELVGHGIGRNLHEAPEVPNYGKRGQGIKLQEGLVLAIEPMINLGTKNVVQEDDGWTIRTRDKKPSAHFEHTVVIRKGKAEVLTTFDYIEKAKNL
- the infA gene encoding translation initiation factor IF-1, giving the protein MAKQSSIEQDGTIVEALSNAMFRVELENGHQLIAHISGKMRMNYIKILPGDKVKLEMSPYDLTKGRIVYRYK
- the rpmJ gene encoding 50S ribosomal protein L36 yields the protein MKVKASVKKRSAECKVIRRKGKLYVINKKNPRYKQRQG
- the rpsM gene encoding 30S ribosomal protein S13, which encodes MARIAGVDIPDNKRGEIALTYIFGIGRNLSKSILSKAGVDLDKKVKDWTEDESNEIRNIIASEHKTEGVLRSEVQLHIKRLLDIGCYRGLRHRKGLPVRGQRTKNNSRTRKGKRKTVANKKKASK
- the rpsK gene encoding 30S ribosomal protein S11, translating into MAQKRKDKAKKRVVVVEATGQVHIKASFNNIIISVTNNAGQVISWASAGKMGFKGSKKNTPYAAQMAASDCAKVAYDLGMRKAEVFVKGPGAGRESAIRTVQNSGIEVTTIKDVTPLPHNGCRPPKRRRV
- the rpsD gene encoding 30S ribosomal protein S4 produces the protein MARYTGPKSKISRKFNEEIFGPSKALKKKAYPPGMHGRGRRKKQSEYAVQLAEKQKAKYIYGVLEKQFANLFDKAHRKGGITGENLLILLESRLDNTVYRLGIAPTRRAARQLVLHKHITVNGGIVNIPSYSLKVGDVIAVREKSKSLEAITTSLSVRNARQFSWLEWDATEMAGKFISAPQRDLIPEKIQEQLIVELYSK
- a CDS encoding DNA-directed RNA polymerase subunit alpha, with the translated sequence MSILAFQMPEKVVMEKADDFHGLFEFKPLEKGYGVTIGNALRRILLSSLEGYAITSVRMPGVLHEFSSVEGVVQDVSDIILNLKMVRFKKISEVIDDKITVTISGTDTFYAGDISKFTSSFEVLNPELVICNLDKNLSLEVELTIQKGRGYVPAEENKAADQVFGLISIDSIFTPIKNVKFSVENTRVEQKTDYEKLLLEIQTDGSIHPEEALKGAANILIQHFMLFSDNTMTFETAKPEEEEVVDEELLHMRKVLKTPLQDMDLSVRAYNCLKAADIKTLGDLVQLDISDMMKFRNFGKKSLTELENLVQEKGLTFGMDLSKYKLEEE
- the rplQ gene encoding 50S ribosomal protein L17; the encoded protein is MRHGKKINHLGRTAAHRKAMLSNMAASLILHKRLSTTVAKAKALRKYVEPLLTKSKNDTTHSRRTVFAYLQEKEAVKELFDEVSAKIANRPGGYTRILKTGLRLGDNAEMCVIELVDYNEDMLATTGAAAGAKKTRRRGAGGAKKKAEGAAEAPKAAETDATAEDSKDAE